Proteins from a genomic interval of Halanaerobiaceae bacterium ANBcell28:
- a CDS encoding LiaF domain-containing protein encodes MKSSIIWGLIVIFIGTVLLLNNFGVTDISIGEILTTFWPVVFIIWGIETMGDAKNKYRKNDIIWGLLLIALGAGIIARNLDLIEFDFSIIWNLIFPLILIYIGISIFRGGKISNKGQWAVMSAIEKSEANLENTQYTAFMGAVELDLRNTEIPEGETYMDLTAIMGAVEVKLNPDINYIFTNNTFLGGIEFFNNESGGILLNKKYEHIGNEESNKTVIINTRCIMGAIEID; translated from the coding sequence ATGAAATCATCAATTATTTGGGGTCTTATTGTTATTTTTATTGGTACTGTATTATTATTAAACAATTTTGGAGTAACAGACATTAGTATAGGCGAAATCCTTACTACATTCTGGCCAGTTGTCTTTATTATCTGGGGAATTGAAACTATGGGGGATGCTAAAAACAAGTACAGAAAAAATGATATAATATGGGGGCTTTTACTTATAGCACTAGGTGCTGGAATAATTGCAAGAAATTTAGATCTTATTGAATTTGATTTCTCAATCATCTGGAACTTAATTTTCCCACTTATATTAATCTATATTGGTATTAGTATCTTTCGCGGAGGCAAAATATCAAACAAAGGTCAATGGGCAGTGATGAGTGCAATTGAGAAAAGTGAAGCAAATCTTGAAAATACACAATATACAGCTTTTATGGGTGCTGTAGAACTTGATTTAAGAAATACAGAAATTCCAGAGGGAGAAACTTATATGGATCTAACAGCCATTATGGGGGCCGTAGAAGTAAAACTTAACCCTGATATTAATTATATTTTTACAAACAACACTTTCCTGGGAGGAATTGAGTTTTTTAATAATGAAAGTGGAGGCATTCTTTTAAACAAAAAGTATGAGCATATTGGAAATGAAGAATCTAATAAGACTGTCATTATAAATACACGTTGTATTATGGGAGCTATAGAGATTGATTAA
- a CDS encoding metalloregulator ArsR/SmtB family transcription factor, translated as MISKLKSQLFKGLAHPIRIEIIELLKDQELCVCTIYEELEQSQSNISQHLNKLKSYQILESRKDGLKVFYRLKDKKILKILDLAKSIIVKQIQVARESLLKENKDD; from the coding sequence ATGATAAGCAAACTAAAGAGTCAACTATTTAAAGGCTTAGCACATCCTATAAGAATTGAGATTATAGAATTACTTAAAGATCAAGAATTATGTGTATGTACAATCTATGAGGAATTAGAACAAAGTCAATCAAATATATCCCAACATCTAAATAAACTAAAATCATATCAAATTTTAGAAAGTCGCAAAGATGGTCTCAAGGTTTTTTATCGTTTAAAGGATAAAAAAATTTTGAAAATTCTAGACCTTGCTAAAAGTATTATAGTAAAACAAATTCAGGTTGCAAGAGAAAGTTTGTTAAAGGAGAATAAGGATGATTAG
- a CDS encoding permease, translating into MIRYLADLLIYKLFGFEAGTRLGDSLHFFVYDTIKILFLLAIMIFFISLIRSYFPPERTKKILEKQPKFFGNVLASLLGVVTPFCSCSSVPIFIGFIESGVPLGMTFSFLITSPIVNQIALVMLYSLFGWQIATIYLLSGIFVGVIGGIIIETLHLENEVEEYVYQISIDKQEIEELNMQERIDFAKNEVKDIVSRIWKYVLIGIGIGAFIYGYAPEDLLTQYAGPGNPFAVLIAVILGIPLYANVVGVIPIVQSLLSKGVAIGTGLSFMMSITALSLPALIILRKVIKPKLLIIFVTVVALSIIGLGYLFNFLLI; encoded by the coding sequence ATGATTAGATATCTGGCAGATCTTTTAATATATAAGTTATTTGGCTTTGAAGCTGGGACGAGACTGGGAGATTCACTTCATTTTTTCGTTTATGATACTATTAAAATTTTGTTCTTATTAGCGATAATGATATTTTTCATTTCATTAATCCGTAGCTACTTCCCACCTGAAAGAACTAAAAAAATCTTAGAAAAACAGCCAAAGTTTTTTGGCAACGTCCTGGCTTCTTTATTAGGTGTAGTTACTCCTTTTTGCTCCTGTTCTTCTGTTCCAATTTTCATTGGTTTCATAGAATCAGGAGTTCCACTGGGAATGACTTTTTCTTTTTTGATAACTTCACCAATAGTAAATCAAATAGCCCTTGTGATGTTATACTCTCTTTTCGGCTGGCAGATAGCTACAATCTATCTTTTAAGTGGTATCTTTGTAGGAGTAATTGGTGGTATCATTATTGAAACCTTACACCTGGAAAATGAAGTTGAAGAATATGTCTATCAAATTTCAATAGATAAACAGGAAATAGAAGAATTAAATATGCAAGAAAGAATTGATTTTGCTAAAAACGAAGTGAAGGATATTGTTAGTCGTATCTGGAAATATGTTTTAATAGGCATCGGTATTGGGGCATTTATCTATGGTTATGCACCTGAAGATCTTTTGACTCAATATGCAGGCCCCGGTAATCCTTTTGCAGTTCTTATTGCAGTAATACTGGGAATCCCACTCTATGCCAATGTAGTAGGGGTAATACCTATAGTACAATCACTTTTAAGTAAAGGTGTAGCAATAGGTACTGGTCTAAGCTTTATGATGTCAATAACAGCATTATCCTTACCCGCTTTGATTATACTACGTAAAGTAATCAAGCCAAAATTATTAATCATTTTTGTTACAGTAGTAGCTCTATCAATTATCGGATTAGGGTATTTGTTTAATTTTCTATTAATCTAA
- a CDS encoding dihydrodipicolinate synthase family protein — protein MIKGIITPSITVFNEKKEINYKANQEHIEYLIDAGVNGILFLGSIGEFFAMEEEEKKEFISFVVKTVRNRVPVLIGTGGTVVEEVIALSQYSAKEGADAVAIITPYFFQFNDEILYDYYKELAVNVDIDIFLYNFPARSGVNMDPQLIHRLGKDFANIVGIKDTMDTISHTREIITKAKEELDNFAVLSGFDEYFLPNLMAGGDGLIGGLSNVVPSLFAELYQAYHANDFKTIAKLSNKISILMDIYKVSDPFFPAIKQAVAVMGRNIEPICKSPIKSLNTKQVKKIEEIINKALS, from the coding sequence ATGATTAAAGGAATAATTACACCAAGTATTACGGTTTTCAATGAAAAAAAAGAAATTAATTATAAAGCTAATCAAGAACATATCGAATATTTGATAGATGCTGGAGTAAATGGTATTTTGTTTCTTGGTAGTATTGGTGAGTTTTTTGCCATGGAAGAAGAAGAGAAGAAAGAATTTATATCTTTTGTAGTTAAGACAGTTCGTAATCGTGTACCTGTTTTAATAGGAACAGGTGGAACTGTAGTTGAGGAAGTAATTGCCTTAAGTCAATATTCAGCTAAAGAAGGCGCAGATGCTGTTGCAATAATTACACCTTATTTTTTTCAATTTAATGATGAAATTTTATATGATTATTATAAAGAGCTAGCTGTAAATGTAGATATAGATATCTTTTTATATAACTTTCCTGCTCGTAGTGGGGTGAATATGGATCCTCAATTGATACATAGATTGGGAAAAGATTTTGCTAATATAGTAGGGATTAAAGATACTATGGATACCATAAGTCATACTAGAGAAATTATTACTAAGGCTAAGGAGGAACTAGATAATTTCGCTGTGCTTTCAGGATTTGATGAATATTTTCTACCTAATTTGATGGCAGGAGGGGATGGTCTAATTGGAGGACTATCTAATGTAGTCCCGTCTTTATTTGCAGAATTATATCAAGCTTATCATGCTAATGATTTTAAAACAATAGCTAAGTTAAGTAATAAAATTAGTATCTTAATGGATATTTACAAAGTCTCAGATCCCTTTTTTCCGGCAATCAAACAAGCTGTAGCAGTAATGGGTCGAAATATAGAGCCTATCTGTAAGTCGCCAATAAAGTCACTAAATACTAAGCAAGTCAAAAAGATCGAAGAGATCATTAATAAAGCACTTTCATAA
- a CDS encoding chemotaxis protein CheX — protein sequence MEEFLRPFYHAADNVFKDMFSLEVQKGLFQSHQKYITTLEANINIGVTGDLTGSVIYSFSKDFALSIANMMAGMEFDELNEFVGSAVGELANIISGNAMTKLSEYNYHCDIVPPEVFLGLGKSMIITNSNIITIPIKTDIGNFDINVSVKTR from the coding sequence ATGGAAGAATTTCTACGACCATTTTATCATGCTGCCGACAATGTTTTTAAAGATATGTTTTCACTTGAAGTTCAAAAAGGATTATTCCAATCACATCAAAAATATATTACTACACTAGAAGCTAATATAAACATTGGTGTTACAGGTGATTTAACTGGTTCTGTTATTTATAGTTTTTCTAAAGACTTTGCCTTATCTATTGCGAATATGATGGCTGGTATGGAATTTGATGAACTTAATGAATTTGTAGGCTCTGCAGTAGGAGAATTAGCTAATATAATTAGTGGAAATGCTATGACGAAATTATCTGAATATAATTATCATTGCGACATAGTGCCACCAGAAGTATTTTTAGGTCTAGGTAAATCTATGATTATCACTAATAGTAATATTATAACAATTCCAATAAAAACAGACATAGGAAACTTTGATATTAATGTATCTGTAAAAACACGTTAA
- the ilvD gene encoding dihydroxy-acid dehydratase — MLYSQKIREIGPELDALKLGMDWEIEDLDKAQIMVSSTYGYGHPGSFHLDKLVDTTLKSLAKKGAKGASFIVSDMCDGIAQGHDGMNYSLVSREMIANMVEIQAKATPHDGIVMISSCDKAVPGHLMAAARLNMPTVYVPGGSMVLGKDGVTVDMTARYYAQYKKGEIPKEKYLESQKSACPSCGACQFMGTASTMQVMAEALGLALPGSALIPANSEYLHEMTELASYYLMNLVNKNIKVQDIVSEGSLRNAIMIHAAIGGSTNALLHIPAIAHELGMEIDADLFDEIHRKVPFLVNTIPSGDYPTQYFWHSGAVPEIMKRLSKYLNLDVLTITGESLGDNLESLEGFSYMKGMDKKPENMPEIDKVIFPVDSPINEEGAVAVLRGNLAPDGAVVKHSALPDGMLSFTGKARVFNREEDAMQAVLDKDINPAEIIIIRYEGPKGSGMPEMFYTTEAIASDPDLAKSIALITDGRFSGATRGPAIGHVSPEAVEGGPIALLKDNDLINIDIKNRTLNIVGVKGEKKSLEEVAKILEKRYQKWEKPKLKFLKGSLGIFTQLATSAMKGAYLELDPEKR, encoded by the coding sequence ATGTTATATAGCCAGAAAATAAGAGAAATCGGACCTGAATTAGATGCATTGAAATTAGGCATGGATTGGGAAATAGAAGACTTAGATAAAGCACAGATAATGGTAAGTAGTACATACGGCTATGGGCATCCTGGTAGTTTTCATCTTGATAAATTAGTGGATACAACACTAAAAAGTTTAGCCAAAAAAGGAGCAAAAGGTGCTTCTTTTATTGTAAGTGATATGTGTGATGGGATAGCTCAGGGACATGATGGGATGAATTATTCTTTAGTGTCTCGTGAGATGATAGCAAATATGGTAGAAATACAGGCAAAAGCTACACCTCATGATGGGATTGTTATGATTTCCTCATGTGATAAGGCCGTTCCTGGTCATTTAATGGCTGCAGCCAGACTTAATATGCCTACTGTTTATGTTCCAGGGGGCTCTATGGTATTAGGAAAAGATGGAGTAACTGTTGATATGACTGCCCGTTATTATGCTCAATATAAAAAAGGAGAGATTCCCAAAGAAAAGTATTTGGAGTCTCAAAAATCAGCATGTCCTTCTTGTGGAGCTTGCCAGTTCATGGGAACTGCCTCTACAATGCAGGTAATGGCTGAAGCATTAGGGCTTGCTTTACCAGGCTCAGCTTTGATTCCAGCAAATAGTGAATATTTACATGAGATGACTGAATTAGCATCATATTATCTAATGAACTTGGTGAATAAAAATATTAAAGTTCAGGATATAGTAAGTGAAGGGTCTTTGCGAAATGCAATAATGATTCATGCTGCTATTGGAGGCTCAACAAACGCTTTACTGCATATACCAGCCATTGCTCATGAATTGGGAATGGAGATAGATGCGGACCTTTTTGATGAGATTCACCGCAAGGTACCATTTTTAGTGAACACAATTCCTAGTGGGGATTATCCTACTCAGTATTTTTGGCATTCAGGAGCTGTTCCTGAAATTATGAAGAGGCTGAGTAAATACTTGAATCTGGATGTCTTAACTATTACAGGTGAAAGCTTAGGAGATAATCTTGAATCGCTCGAAGGATTCTCTTATATGAAAGGGATGGACAAGAAGCCGGAAAATATGCCTGAAATCGATAAGGTGATTTTTCCCGTAGATTCTCCTATTAATGAAGAAGGAGCAGTTGCTGTACTTAGAGGTAATTTAGCACCTGATGGTGCAGTTGTTAAACATTCAGCACTACCTGATGGAATGTTATCTTTTACAGGTAAAGCAAGGGTATTTAATCGGGAAGAGGATGCTATGCAGGCAGTTTTAGATAAGGATATCAATCCTGCTGAGATTATTATTATTCGTTATGAAGGGCCAAAGGGTTCTGGGATGCCAGAAATGTTTTATACAACAGAGGCAATCGCCTCTGATCCAGACTTGGCGAAATCTATTGCTTTAATTACTGATGGACGTTTTTCAGGAGCTACTAGAGGGCCTGCTATTGGACATGTTTCTCCTGAAGCAGTAGAAGGTGGACCGATAGCTTTATTGAAAGACAATGACTTGATTAATATAGATATTAAAAATCGAACTTTGAATATCGTCGGTGTAAAAGGCGAAAAGAAATCTTTAGAGGAAGTAGCTAAGATTTTAGAGAAAAGATATCAGAAATGGGAAAAACCAAAGTTGAAGTTTTTAAAAGGTAGTCTAGGTATATTCACACAATTAGCTACATCAGCTATGAAGGGAGCCTACCTTGAATTAGATCCAGAAAAACGCTAG